The nucleotide sequence TCGGGCGCATCTCGTCGGCCATCTGACGCACCAGTTTTTCGCTGACGAGGCCCTTTTGCACCAGGGGCCGGAGCCACGCGAAGCGCTGCGCCGACCAGAAGTCGTGCAGGTTCATCGGGTGAATCATGAACGCGGCGACCACCACGTCGTCGCGCTTGCCCGCCACCGGCACTTCCTCGCCCAGCCGCGCCTCGGTGCCGTCCAGAATGCGGCCCACGTTTTCCTTGAAACGCCACGCGGCGGCCAGCCCCAGCCCCAGCAGGCCGACCTTGCTTCCGGTGCTCAGCGGCAGCAGCGCCCCCACCCCGGCCAGGGCCGCCAGCGCCGAGAGCGTCGCCGCGCTGATCAAGCCCCAGTACCCCGCCACCGCCGCGTACACGACCAGCGGCACCAGGGTCAGCCACAGCGGGAGCGCTCCCGTCACCGCGTACCCGGCCAGCACGCCCAGCAGCACGAGGTTGCCGCGCCCACGCGGGGGGGTGGGGCCGTACAGAAACCGGGGCGGGTTGAGGTGCCCGAGGTACGCCGCCAGCCCCGCGAGCACCATCACGCCGCCGTGACCGGGGCCGAGGCTCGACGCCATGACGACCGCCAGCAGGCCCTTGAGGAAATCCAGGCCCGCGCTCCCGAAGGCCAGACGGGGGCCGACGCGCCGCAGGACGTTCTCGACCCCGAGGTTGTGGGCACTGTTGAGGCGCGTGCTGACCCCAGCGCGGCGCAGCAGCCAGTGGCCCAGGGGCAAGCTGCCCACCACGAAGGCGACGACCAGCAGCAAGGCGGAAAGAAACAGCATGGGGGCGAGTATAAGGGCTGCGGGAAACGGAAAAAGGAGCGCCAGCCGCCCGGAGCCTCACACCTGTTCGCGCGAGTACGGCCTGTAGCCCGCCGGGGTGTCGCCCTCACCGGAAAACAGCGCCGTGGTGAGGTAGCGTGCCCCGGTGTCGCAGGCGATGGTGGCGACCCGTTTGCCCGGCCCGAGCCGGCGAGCGACTTCCAGCGCGGCCCAGACCATCGCGCCGCTGCTCATGCCGATAAACACGCCTTCTTCCTGCGCCATGCGCCGCGCCAGGGGGTAAGCGTCCTCTTCCCAGACCTGAATCACGTCGTCGAGAACGCTGCGGTCGAGGTTGTCGGGGATAAAGCCCGGTCCCATGCCCTGAAAGCCGTGGTTGCCGCGCTCGCCGCCCGAGAGCACGTTGGAGCGGGCCGGTTCGCAGGCGATGACCTGAATATCGGGGTTCTGCCGCTTGAGAAAGCGCCCCGTGCCGCTGATGGTGCCTCCCGTGCCCGAGCCGTACACGAAGGCGTCGATGCGGCCTTCCATCTGTTCCCACAGTTCAGGGCCGGTGGTGGCCTCGTGGACGGCGGGGTTGGCGGGGTTGGCGAACTGGTTCATCATCACGGCGCCCGTCTCCGCCGCGATTTTCTCGGCTTCCTCGATGGCGGCGAGCATCCGGCGCTCGGGGTCGGTCAGGACCAGTTCCGCGCCGTAGGCCCGCAACGTGCGCTTGCGCTCCTCGCTCATCTGGGCGGGCATGCACAGAATCAGCTTGTAGCCCTTGGCCGCTGCCACCTGCGCCAGCCCGATGCCGGTGTTGCCGCTGGTCGGCTCGACGATGGTGCCGCCCGGCCTGAGCACCCCCCGGCGCTCGGCGTCCTCGACCAGGCCCAGCGCGGTGCGGTCCTTGATGCTGCCGCCGGGGTTCTGGCCTTCGAGCTTGACGAACACCTCGGCCATGTCGGGCGTGACCACCCGCTGGAGCTGAATCAGGGGCGTGTGCCCGATAAGCGACTCGATCATGCGGGGAGTGTAGCCCCGCCGCCCGGGGGAGGGCCGCAGCCTGCGCCGCTTTGTCTGCCCCGGCCCACCTTTGCGCGCCTCGGGGTGCGGTACCTTGCACACACGCCCTTTTCAAACGTTCCCTCTGGAGGAAGTCCATGACCAAAGCCGCTGTTTTTACCGTTCTCAGCGCCCTGCTGCTGTCTCAGGCGCAGGCCGCCACCACCGTCAAGATCGCCACCATCAGCCCGCTGTCGGGCGCCGTGAGCAACCTCGGCGTACAGATGAAAAACGGTGCCCAGCTCGCCGTGAACGAGATGAAGCCGCAGTTCGCCAAACTCGGCATGACCCTCTCGCTGGTGGCCTACGACGACCAGGCCGACCCCGCCACCGGCACCTCGGCGGCGCGGCGTGCCCTGGCCGACAAGTCGGTGCTGGGCATGGTCGGCCCGCTGACCAGCGGCGTGGCGATTCCCGCGACCCAGGCGATGGCGCCCAGCCACCTCGTCGCCGTGGCCCCCGTCGCCACCAGCGAGAAAGTCACCGACCGGGGCCTGAAAAACGTCAACCGCGTGTGCGCCCGTGACGACGCCCAGGGCGCGGCGGGCGGCAACTTCGTGGCCGGGACGCTGAAGGCCAAATCGGTCTACGTCATCAACGACAAGACCCCCTACGGTCAGGGCATGGCCGCCGAAGCCGAAAAAGCGATGAAGGCGAAAGGGGTGCGCGTGGTCCAGAGCGAAGGCGTGACTGCCGAGGACCGGGACTTCACGGCGGTCATCACCAAGGTTCAGGCGCTCAAGCCCGACGCCATCTACTTCGCCGGGCTGTACGGCCAAATCGGGCCGTTTACCCAGCAGCTCCGCGCCAAGGGCATTCAGACGCCCATCGTCAGCGGCGACGGCCTGGACAGCCCCGACTTCATCAAGCTCGCAGGGCAAAATGTCAGCAACGTGTATTTCACCAGCCTCGCCCCCTCGCTGAGCGTGGTGCCCGCCGCCAAGAAGGTGGCCGACCAGTACCAGAAGACCTTCGGGGCGCCCATTCAGGGCACGGGCATCATGGCCTACGACTCGGCCAAGGTGGTGCTGACCGGCATCCTGAACGCCGCCAAGCAGGGCGGCAACAAAGTGCCCACCCGTGCCCAGGTCGAGAAGGCCGTGCGCGGCGGCACCTTCAAGGGCCTGACCGGGGACATCAAGTTCAACGCGAGCGGCGACCGCACCTCGGCCAAGATTTACGTCGAGGCCATCAAGAGCGGCAAGCGCAGCACGGCGGCCACGCTGAACATCACGCGCAAGTAAGCGGCAATCAGCAGCGAAGGCCCCCAGGACATGATGCCTGGGGGCCTCTCTCACGGTTTCTCGACGACTCGACTCCTGGACCTCTCCTACTTATGCACGTCGAGTTCCACCTTGAAGTTCCCACGCCGCGTTTCGTTAACCACCCGCTTGAAGTCGATGCGGCCCAGGCCCTCGGCGCTGAGGCTGTCGCCCTCGCGGATTTCGCTGCTGGCGCGGGCGGGCTGGCCGTTGAGCCGGACCTTGCCGCCGTCTATGCCCTGCTGAAAGTAGGCGCGGCTGACCCCGAAGCCCTTGGCGCCCACCACGTCCACGCGCATAGAGGGCACCACCACCTCGCGCACTTTGCTGCCCTTGCCCGCGCTTTCACCGACCTCCTCGACCTCGACCTCGCGCCCGCCGAGTTCGGTCAGGTCGGCAATCGCCTGCGCCGCCTTGCCGGTGGCGGCGACCAGAAAGGCCCCGCCGCGTTCCTCGCGCACGTCGCCGAGCTGGTCTTCGCTCAGCGCCAGCCGCTTGAGCTGCACGGCGAAGTCCTGCTCGTCCCAGGGCACGCCGCCGGGGGCCGGGGTCACGCGCAGCACCTGTACGCCCGCGTCCACGTCGGGAATGTGGGCCGGGTAGAGGGTCAGCACCACGCGCCGGGCATCGGGAAAGCCGCCCGCGATTTTGTGGCGCACGCCCTCTTCGTTGAGCAGACGGCGGTCAATCTCGTCGCCGTCCACGAAAGGGGTCCGCACGACGCGCCCGCCGCCCGCCTGGGCGATGAGGGTGGAAAGTTTCTGTTTCATGACCGCGAGGATACCCGCAGGCAGGCGGGGCGTCAGGAACGCACAGCCTTAATGGCCGCCGCGACCAGCCCCTCCAGCGAAGGGTGCGGCGCGACGGTCACGGAGAAAAACCCCAGCGCCCGCGCCGCCGCCGCCGTCTGCTCGCCGATGGCCGCGACCCGCAGGCGCCGGGGGTCGAGGTCCGGCCCCGCCAGCGCCGCCAGC is from Deinococcus wulumuqiensis R12 and encodes:
- the cysK gene encoding cysteine synthase A; amino-acid sequence: MIESLIGHTPLIQLQRVVTPDMAEVFVKLEGQNPGGSIKDRTALGLVEDAERRGVLRPGGTIVEPTSGNTGIGLAQVAAAKGYKLILCMPAQMSEERKRTLRAYGAELVLTDPERRMLAAIEEAEKIAAETGAVMMNQFANPANPAVHEATTGPELWEQMEGRIDAFVYGSGTGGTISGTGRFLKRQNPDIQVIACEPARSNVLSGGERGNHGFQGMGPGFIPDNLDRSVLDDVIQVWEEDAYPLARRMAQEEGVFIGMSSGAMVWAALEVARRLGPGKRVATIACDTGARYLTTALFSGEGDTPAGYRPYSREQV
- a CDS encoding branched-chain amino acid ABC transporter substrate-binding protein, with the translated sequence MTKAAVFTVLSALLLSQAQAATTVKIATISPLSGAVSNLGVQMKNGAQLAVNEMKPQFAKLGMTLSLVAYDDQADPATGTSAARRALADKSVLGMVGPLTSGVAIPATQAMAPSHLVAVAPVATSEKVTDRGLKNVNRVCARDDAQGAAGGNFVAGTLKAKSVYVINDKTPYGQGMAAEAEKAMKAKGVRVVQSEGVTAEDRDFTAVITKVQALKPDAIYFAGLYGQIGPFTQQLRAKGIQTPIVSGDGLDSPDFIKLAGQNVSNVYFTSLAPSLSVVPAAKKVADQYQKTFGAPIQGTGIMAYDSAKVVLTGILNAAKQGGNKVPTRAQVEKAVRGGTFKGLTGDIKFNASGDRTSAKIYVEAIKSGKRSTAATLNITRK
- a CDS encoding S4 domain-containing protein codes for the protein MKQKLSTLIAQAGGGRVVRTPFVDGDEIDRRLLNEEGVRHKIAGGFPDARRVVLTLYPAHIPDVDAGVQVLRVTPAPGGVPWDEQDFAVQLKRLALSEDQLGDVREERGGAFLVAATGKAAQAIADLTELGGREVEVEEVGESAGKGSKVREVVVPSMRVDVVGAKGFGVSRAYFQQGIDGGKVRLNGQPARASSEIREGDSLSAEGLGRIDFKRVVNETRRGNFKVELDVHK